From Streptomyces griseorubiginosus, one genomic window encodes:
- a CDS encoding iron-containing alcohol dehydrogenase family protein, with translation MPVLTRLIPSPLVVDIRPGALDDLACVLADERISHSGRLAVAVSGGSGAKLRERLEPSLPGATWYEVGGGTLDDAIRLAGDMKAGHFDAVVGLGGGKIIDCAKFAAARVGLPLVAVPTNLAHDGLCSPVATLDNDAGRGSYGVPNPIAAVIDLDVIREAPVRFVRAGIGDAVSNINAIADWELANRVKGEKIDGLAAAMARQAGEAVLRHPGGVGDNGFLQVLAEALVLTGVAMSISGDSRPASGSCHEINHAFDLLYPKRAAAHGEQCGLGAAFAMYLRGAHEEAANMAQVLRRHGLPVLPEEIGFTPAEFVRAVEFAPETRPGRYTILEHLDLKTDQIKDIYTDYVKAIGS, from the coding sequence ATGCCAGTACTGACCCGGCTGATTCCCTCGCCGCTCGTCGTCGACATCCGCCCGGGTGCCCTCGACGACCTGGCCTGTGTGCTCGCCGACGAGCGCATCTCGCACTCCGGCAGGCTGGCCGTCGCGGTCAGCGGCGGCTCGGGAGCGAAGCTGCGTGAACGCCTGGAGCCCTCGCTGCCCGGCGCCACCTGGTACGAGGTCGGCGGCGGCACCCTCGACGACGCCATCCGCCTGGCCGGGGACATGAAGGCCGGCCACTTCGACGCGGTCGTCGGCCTCGGCGGCGGCAAGATCATCGACTGCGCCAAGTTCGCCGCGGCGCGCGTCGGCCTGCCCCTGGTCGCCGTACCGACGAACCTCGCGCACGACGGCCTGTGCTCGCCTGTCGCGACCCTCGACAACGACGCGGGCCGCGGCTCCTACGGTGTGCCCAACCCGATAGCGGCCGTCATCGACCTGGACGTCATCCGCGAGGCGCCGGTGCGCTTCGTGCGCGCGGGCATCGGCGACGCCGTCTCCAACATCAACGCGATCGCCGACTGGGAGCTGGCGAACCGCGTCAAGGGCGAGAAGATCGACGGACTCGCCGCCGCCATGGCCCGCCAGGCCGGCGAAGCCGTGCTCCGGCACCCCGGCGGGGTCGGGGACAACGGCTTCCTCCAGGTCCTCGCCGAGGCCCTGGTCCTCACCGGCGTCGCGATGTCGATCTCGGGCGACTCCCGGCCCGCGTCGGGCTCCTGCCACGAGATCAACCACGCGTTCGACCTGCTCTACCCCAAGCGCGCCGCCGCCCACGGCGAGCAGTGCGGCCTGGGCGCGGCCTTCGCGATGTACCTGCGCGGAGCCCATGAGGAAGCGGCCAACATGGCCCAGGTGCTGCGCCGGCACGGACTGCCGGTGCTGCCGGAGGAGATCGGCTTCACGCCTGCGGAGTTCGTCCGTGCCGTGGAGTTCGCTCCGGAGACCCGCCCCGGCCGCTACACCATCCTCGAACACCTCGACCTCAAGACCGACCAGATCAAGGACATCTACACCGACTATGTCAAGGCCATCGGTAGCTGA
- the galE gene encoding UDP-glucose 4-epimerase GalE: MTWLITGGAGYIGAHVARAMTGAGERVLVLDDLSAGVPARLPAEVPLVRGSSLDGGLLKRVLAEHAVTGVVHLAARKQVAESVAQPTRYYQENVGGLATLLEAVAEAGIGRFLFSSSAAVYGNPDVGLITEETPCAPVNPYGETKLAGEWLVRAAGQAHGISTVCLRYFNVAGAAAPELADTGVFNIVPMVFDRLTRDEAPRIFGDDYPTPDGTCVRDYIHVADLAEAHLAAAKRLSEGGQSGDLTVNIGRGEGVSVREMVTVIGEVTGDRRPAVVEPRRPGDAPVSVASAARAAETLGWSARRGVREMIDSAWRGWQLHHR, encoded by the coding sequence ATGACGTGGCTGATCACCGGCGGTGCCGGGTACATAGGGGCGCATGTGGCGCGGGCCATGACGGGGGCCGGTGAGCGGGTGCTCGTCCTGGACGACCTGTCGGCGGGGGTGCCCGCGCGGCTGCCCGCCGAGGTGCCGCTGGTCCGGGGCTCCTCGCTGGACGGCGGCCTGCTGAAGCGGGTGCTGGCCGAGCACGCGGTGACGGGTGTGGTGCATCTCGCGGCGCGCAAGCAGGTCGCGGAGTCGGTGGCGCAGCCCACCCGTTACTACCAGGAGAACGTCGGCGGCCTCGCGACCCTCCTGGAGGCGGTCGCGGAGGCCGGGATCGGGCGCTTCCTCTTCTCCTCGTCGGCGGCCGTCTACGGCAACCCCGATGTGGGCCTGATCACGGAGGAGACGCCCTGCGCCCCCGTGAACCCGTACGGCGAGACGAAGCTGGCCGGGGAGTGGCTGGTGCGGGCGGCCGGACAGGCCCACGGGATCTCCACCGTCTGTCTGCGCTATTTCAACGTCGCCGGAGCGGCCGCGCCGGAACTCGCGGACACCGGTGTCTTCAACATCGTCCCGATGGTCTTCGACCGGCTCACCCGCGACGAGGCCCCGCGGATCTTCGGCGACGACTATCCGACCCCGGACGGCACCTGCGTCCGCGACTACATCCACGTGGCCGACCTCGCCGAGGCCCATCTCGCGGCGGCCAAGCGGCTGTCCGAAGGCGGACAGAGCGGTGATCTGACGGTCAACATCGGTCGCGGCGAGGGCGTCTCCGTGCGCGAGATGGTCACGGTGATCGGTGAGGTGACCGGAGACCGCCGGCCGGCCGTCGTGGAGCCGAGACGCCCCGGCGACGCCCCGGTGTCGGTGGCCTCGGCCGCCCGGGCCGCCGAGACGCTCGGCTGGAGCGCGCGGCGAGGGGTGCGCGAGATGATCGACTCCGCCTGGCGCGGCTGGCAGCTGCACCACCGGTGA
- a CDS encoding phosphocholine cytidylyltransferase family protein gives MIGLVLAAGAGRRLRPYTDSLPKALVPVGPAGIEGEPTVLDLTLGNFAEIGLTEVAVIVGYRKEAVYERKAALEAKYGLKLTLIDNDKAEEWNNAYSLWCGRDALKDGVILANGDTVHPVSVEKTLLAARGEGKRIILALDTVKSLADEEMKVVVEPERGMTKITKLMDPAEATGEYIGVTLIEGDAAPELADALKTVWETDPQQFYEHGYQELVNRGFRIDVAPIGDVQWVEIDNHDDLARGREIACQY, from the coding sequence ATGATCGGCCTCGTGCTGGCGGCCGGCGCCGGACGCCGACTGCGCCCCTACACCGACAGCCTCCCCAAGGCTCTGGTGCCGGTGGGCCCCGCGGGCATAGAGGGCGAACCGACGGTTCTCGACCTGACCCTCGGCAACTTCGCCGAGATCGGCCTGACCGAGGTCGCGGTCATCGTCGGCTACCGCAAGGAGGCCGTGTACGAGCGCAAGGCGGCCCTGGAGGCCAAGTACGGCCTCAAGCTGACCCTCATCGACAACGACAAGGCCGAGGAGTGGAACAACGCCTACTCCCTGTGGTGCGGCCGTGACGCCCTCAAGGACGGCGTGATCCTCGCCAACGGCGACACCGTCCACCCGGTCTCCGTCGAGAAGACGCTGCTCGCCGCGCGCGGCGAGGGCAAGCGGATCATCCTGGCCCTGGACACCGTGAAGTCCCTCGCGGACGAGGAGATGAAGGTCGTCGTCGAACCCGAGCGGGGCATGACGAAGATCACCAAGCTGATGGACCCGGCCGAGGCCACCGGCGAGTACATCGGCGTCACCCTCATCGAGGGCGATGCCGCCCCCGAACTGGCCGACGCGCTGAAGACGGTCTGGGAGACCGACCCGCAGCAGTTCTACGAGCACGGCTACCAGGAGCTCGTGAACCGCGGCTTCCGGATCGACGTGGCGCCGATCGGCGACGTCCAGTGGGTGGAGATCGACAACCACGACGATCTCGCCCGGGGACGGGAGATCGCATGCCAGTACTGA
- a CDS encoding enoyl-CoA hydratase/isomerase family protein, with protein MEYPEPQLLHTVTDAVATVVVHHPAKRNAMTAAMWRALPPLLDELAADPGVRALVLTGEGGTFCAGADISTLREGPEEAQGLAVRAEEALAAFPKPTLAAVRGHCVGGGAQLAAACDLRFAEEGALFGVTPAKLGIVYAASSTRRLVSLVGPAAAKYLLFSGELIDAERALRTGLVDEVLPEGELAKRVGEFTRILASRSQLTQASAKEFANGRTDRDAHWAGQARGSGDTAEGVAAFLERRQPRFTWSVPGRG; from the coding sequence ATGGAGTACCCGGAACCGCAGCTGCTGCACACCGTCACCGACGCGGTCGCCACCGTCGTGGTGCACCATCCGGCCAAGCGCAATGCCATGACGGCCGCGATGTGGCGGGCGCTGCCGCCGCTGCTCGACGAGCTGGCCGCCGATCCGGGGGTGCGGGCGCTCGTGCTGACCGGCGAGGGCGGGACGTTCTGCGCGGGCGCCGACATCTCCACGCTGCGGGAGGGGCCCGAGGAGGCGCAGGGGCTCGCGGTGCGGGCCGAGGAGGCGCTGGCGGCCTTCCCGAAGCCCACGCTGGCGGCCGTCCGGGGGCACTGTGTGGGCGGCGGGGCGCAGCTCGCGGCGGCGTGCGATCTGCGGTTCGCCGAGGAGGGCGCGCTGTTCGGGGTGACACCGGCGAAGCTCGGGATCGTGTACGCGGCTTCCTCCACCCGGCGGTTGGTGTCGCTGGTCGGGCCCGCCGCCGCCAAGTACCTGCTGTTCTCGGGCGAGTTGATCGACGCGGAGCGGGCGCTGCGCACCGGTCTCGTCGACGAGGTGCTGCCGGAGGGCGAACTCGCCAAGCGGGTCGGGGAGTTCACCCGGATCCTCGCCTCCCGGTCGCAGTTGACGCAGGCCTCGGCGAAGGAGTTCGCGAACGGGCGCACCGACCGGGACGCGCACTGGGCCGGGCAGGCGCGGGGCAGCGGCGACACCGCGGAGGGCGTCGCCGCGTTCCTGGAGCGCCGTCAGCCGCGGTTCACGTGGTCGGTTCCTGGCCGAGGATGA
- a CDS encoding DUF5941 domain-containing protein, producing the protein MSTAILTGQPVPGSSIEGDLRSLGFDVRVAVDAADAERLVAEAPCEQRIALVDARFVGHVHALRLGLTDPRFPLAAVPGAVTAQPDGRTTLTRALARENSAGGGTAVAVDSLPDRIVTALADDGAEVHRPELGSLVAAVPADPQARNEARQAVAEVDDEAVRLKSAVKARDGFFTTYFISPYSRYIARWCARRGLTPNQVTTASLVTALIAAACAATGTRGGFVAAGVLLIASFVLDCTDGQLARYSLQYSTLGAWLDATFDRAKEYAYYAGLALGAARGDDVWALALGAMILQTCRHVVDFSFNEANHDATANTSPTAALSGKLDSVGWTVWVRRMIVLPIGERWAMIAVLTAVTTPRITFYALLIGCAFAATYTTAGRVLRSLTRKARRTDRAARALADLADSGPLAQGVARALQAPARRLPGFAAPVVALLGGLVLVGLAWQPGYGGPLAAVGAVIYAVTSGLAVARPLKGALDWLVPPFFRAAEYCTILLLAAKTDVNGALPAAFGLVGAVAYHHYDTVYRIRGNAGAPPAWLVRAVGGQEGRTLLVAVLAAVLTASQFTVALTVLAVAVALVVLAESIRFWVSAGAPAVHDEGEPA; encoded by the coding sequence TTGTCGACCGCCATCCTCACCGGTCAGCCGGTCCCCGGATCGTCGATCGAGGGTGATCTGCGGTCCCTCGGCTTCGACGTGCGGGTCGCCGTGGACGCCGCCGACGCCGAGCGGCTGGTCGCCGAAGCCCCCTGCGAGCAGCGCATCGCCCTGGTCGACGCCCGCTTCGTCGGCCATGTCCACGCGCTGCGCCTGGGCCTCACCGACCCCCGCTTCCCCCTCGCGGCCGTGCCCGGCGCCGTCACCGCGCAGCCCGACGGTCGTACGACCCTGACCCGGGCGCTGGCCCGAGAGAACTCCGCGGGCGGCGGCACCGCGGTGGCCGTGGACAGCCTCCCCGACCGCATCGTCACCGCGCTCGCCGACGACGGCGCCGAGGTCCACCGCCCCGAGCTCGGCAGCCTGGTCGCCGCCGTCCCCGCCGACCCGCAGGCCCGCAACGAGGCACGGCAGGCCGTCGCGGAGGTCGACGACGAGGCCGTACGCCTGAAGTCGGCGGTGAAGGCCCGCGACGGGTTCTTCACCACGTACTTCATCAGCCCCTACTCCCGCTACATCGCCCGGTGGTGCGCCCGCCGGGGCCTGACCCCGAACCAGGTCACCACCGCCTCCCTGGTCACCGCCCTGATCGCGGCGGCCTGCGCGGCCACCGGCACCCGGGGCGGCTTCGTCGCCGCGGGCGTCCTGCTCATCGCTTCCTTCGTCCTGGACTGCACCGACGGCCAGCTCGCCCGCTACTCCCTCCAGTACTCCACGCTCGGCGCCTGGCTCGACGCCACCTTCGACCGGGCCAAGGAGTACGCCTACTACGCCGGCCTCGCGCTGGGTGCCGCCCGGGGCGACGACGTATGGGCCCTCGCGCTGGGCGCGATGATCCTCCAGACCTGCCGGCACGTCGTCGACTTCTCCTTCAACGAGGCGAACCACGACGCCACCGCCAACACCAGCCCCACGGCGGCCCTTTCGGGCAAGCTCGACAGCGTCGGCTGGACGGTCTGGGTCCGGCGGATGATCGTCCTGCCGATCGGCGAGCGCTGGGCGATGATCGCGGTGCTGACCGCGGTCACGACGCCCCGGATCACCTTCTACGCCCTGCTCATCGGGTGCGCCTTCGCCGCGACCTACACCACGGCGGGCCGGGTGCTGCGGTCGCTGACGCGGAAGGCACGGCGGACGGACCGGGCGGCGCGGGCGCTGGCCGACCTCGCCGACTCGGGCCCGCTCGCGCAGGGCGTCGCCAGGGCCCTCCAGGCTCCCGCGCGCCGCCTGCCCGGCTTCGCCGCTCCCGTGGTGGCCCTGCTCGGCGGCCTGGTCCTCGTGGGCCTCGCCTGGCAGCCCGGCTACGGCGGCCCGCTGGCGGCGGTCGGTGCCGTGATCTACGCCGTCACCTCGGGACTGGCCGTCGCCCGCCCCCTCAAGGGCGCCCTCGACTGGCTCGTCCCGCCCTTCTTCCGCGCCGCCGAGTACTGCACCATCCTGCTGCTCGCGGCGAAAACGGACGTGAACGGAGCCCTTCCTGCGGCTTTCGGCCTGGTGGGCGCCGTCGCCTACCATCACTACGACACGGTGTACCGCATCCGCGGCAACGCCGGAGCGCCCCCGGCCTGGCTGGTGCGTGCCGTCGGGGGGCAGGAGGGGCGCACGCTCCTCGTCGCCGTACTGGCCGCGGTGCTCACCGCTTCGCAGTTCACGGTCGCGCTCACGGTCCTGGCCGTGGCCGTCGCCCTGGTGGTGCTCGCCGAGAGCATCCGCTTCTGGGTGTCCGCAGGGGCACCCGCCGTACACGACGAAGGAGAACCCGCATGA
- a CDS encoding GlxA family transcriptional regulator has product MAQRTVLLVLFDGVQSLDVTGPLEVFAGAEQHTPGTYRIRTASPDGAPVRTSSGLTVVPDASLARAGTPHTLLVPGGQGTRRPDAYLADWLREHGPRAERLVSVCTGAIRLAEAGLLDGRRVTTHWAYCAKLARDHPAVEVDPDPIYVRDGHVSTSAGVTSGIDLALALVEEDLGRETALTIARHLVVFLRRPGNQAQFSAQLAAQTARREPLREVQQWITEHPDDDLSVEALAARARLSPRHFARAFQTETGMTPGRYVDRVRLEHARRLLEDTSDGVEEISRASGYGTPEGMRRAFVRALGTAPSEYRRRFHPTPAH; this is encoded by the coding sequence ATGGCCCAGCGAACCGTTCTCCTCGTCCTCTTCGACGGCGTACAGAGCCTCGACGTCACCGGCCCGCTGGAGGTCTTCGCCGGGGCCGAGCAGCACACGCCGGGCACCTACCGCATCCGTACCGCCTCACCGGACGGCGCCCCGGTGCGCACCTCCAGCGGCCTGACCGTCGTACCGGACGCATCACTCGCCCGAGCCGGTACCCCGCACACCCTCCTCGTGCCCGGCGGACAGGGCACCCGGCGGCCCGACGCGTACCTCGCCGACTGGCTGCGTGAGCACGGGCCGCGGGCCGAGCGCCTGGTCTCGGTGTGCACCGGTGCGATCCGGCTCGCCGAGGCGGGGCTGCTGGACGGCCGCCGGGTCACGACCCACTGGGCGTACTGCGCCAAGCTCGCCCGCGACCACCCGGCCGTCGAGGTGGACCCCGACCCCATCTACGTGCGCGACGGACACGTGTCCACGTCCGCCGGAGTCACCTCGGGCATCGACCTCGCCCTCGCCCTCGTCGAGGAGGACCTGGGCCGGGAGACCGCTCTCACCATCGCCCGCCACCTGGTCGTCTTCCTGCGCAGACCCGGCAACCAGGCCCAGTTCAGCGCCCAGCTCGCCGCCCAGACCGCCCGGCGCGAACCGCTGCGCGAGGTCCAGCAGTGGATCACCGAGCACCCGGACGACGACCTGAGCGTCGAGGCCCTCGCCGCCCGGGCCCGGCTCTCGCCCCGCCACTTCGCCCGCGCCTTCCAGACCGAGACCGGCATGACACCCGGCCGCTATGTCGACCGGGTCCGCCTCGAACACGCCCGCCGCCTCCTGGAGGACACCTCCGACGGCGTCGAGGAGATCTCCCGCGCCAGCGGCTACGGCACCCCCGAGGGCATGCGCCGCGCCTTCGTCAGGGCCCTCGGCACGGCCCCGTCCGAGTACCGCCGCCGCTTCCATCCGACCCCGGCCCACTGA
- a CDS encoding LPFR motif small protein yields the protein MFRAIADVLRQIGGAIATVVTLPFRALARLFGGASGSTRSRRA from the coding sequence ATGTTCCGCGCGATCGCAGACGTACTGCGCCAGATCGGTGGCGCGATCGCCACCGTCGTGACGCTGCCCTTCCGGGCGCTGGCCCGGCTCTTCGGCGGTGCGTCCGGCTCCACGAGGAGCCGCAGGGCCTGA
- the idi gene encoding isopentenyl-diphosphate Delta-isomerase: MPTTPATTTHTPSNGAANAILLELVDEHGVTIGTAEKLAAHQPPGQLHRAFSVFLFDERGRLLLQQRALGKYHSPGVWSNTCCGHPYPGEAPFAAAARRTYEELGVSPSLLAEAGTVRYNHPDPDSGLVEQEYNHLFVGMVQSPLDPDTEEVGATAFVTPAELAERHAKDTFSAWFMTVLDAARPAVRELTGPAAGW; the protein is encoded by the coding sequence ATGCCGACCACACCTGCCACCACGACGCACACACCGTCGAACGGCGCCGCGAACGCGATCCTGCTGGAACTGGTCGACGAGCACGGTGTGACGATCGGCACCGCGGAGAAGCTCGCCGCCCACCAGCCGCCGGGGCAGCTGCACCGCGCCTTCTCGGTGTTCCTCTTCGACGAGCGGGGCCGGCTGCTGCTCCAGCAGCGGGCGCTGGGCAAGTACCACTCCCCCGGTGTGTGGTCCAACACCTGCTGCGGCCACCCCTACCCCGGCGAGGCGCCCTTCGCGGCGGCGGCCCGGCGGACGTACGAGGAGCTGGGTGTCTCCCCCTCGCTGCTCGCCGAGGCGGGCACGGTCCGCTACAACCACCCGGACCCCGACTCCGGACTGGTCGAGCAGGAGTACAACCACCTGTTCGTCGGCATGGTGCAGTCGCCCCTCGACCCGGACACCGAGGAGGTCGGCGCGACGGCCTTCGTGACCCCGGCCGAGCTCGCGGAGCGGCACGCGAAGGACACCTTCTCGGCGTGGTTCATGACGGTGCTGGACGCGGCCCGGCCCGCGGTCAGGGAGCTGACGGGCCCGGCCGCCGGCTGGTGA
- a CDS encoding HdeD family acid-resistance protein codes for MAVKKAERTEPAKLSRDFGRLTALGVILVIAGLVGLVYTGLATLTSMLLFGWLLLIGGVVGLLHAVQARGSNFFWLGVVVAALNIAAGVVVIGRPEAAAAALTMFAALLFLTGGVFRLVGSLVVRGPQFGWTLVQGAFGLLLGILVLASWPSNSKYVIGCFFSLALLFDGLGLVATGFGGRKIVGMVTEQQETATEPTEPA; via the coding sequence ATGGCAGTGAAGAAGGCCGAGAGGACCGAGCCCGCCAAGCTGAGCCGCGACTTCGGCCGACTGACCGCGCTCGGCGTGATCCTGGTGATTGCGGGGCTGGTCGGGCTGGTCTACACGGGCCTGGCCACGCTCACCTCGATGCTCCTGTTCGGGTGGCTCCTGCTGATCGGCGGCGTGGTCGGGCTGTTGCACGCGGTCCAGGCCCGGGGTTCCAACTTCTTCTGGCTCGGTGTCGTGGTCGCCGCCCTGAACATCGCGGCCGGTGTCGTGGTCATCGGACGTCCGGAGGCGGCGGCCGCGGCCCTGACCATGTTCGCCGCGCTGCTCTTCCTGACCGGCGGAGTGTTCCGGCTGGTCGGCAGTCTGGTGGTGCGCGGACCGCAGTTCGGCTGGACGCTGGTGCAGGGCGCCTTCGGCCTGCTGCTCGGCATCCTGGTGCTGGCCTCCTGGCCGAGCAACAGCAAGTACGTGATCGGCTGCTTCTTCTCGCTCGCCCTGCTCTTCGACGGCCTCGGGCTCGTCGCCACCGGGTTCGGCGGGCGCAAGATCGTCGGAATGGTCACCGAGCAGCAGGAAACGGCCACCGAGCCGACAGAACCCGCGTAG
- a CDS encoding cation diffusion facilitator family transporter gives MGAGHDHGHAHSHAPSGGTATAAYVGRLRVALSITLAVMVIEIIGGFVADSLALVADAAHMATDALGLGMALLAIHFANRPATGNRTFGYARAEILAALANCLLLLGVGGYVLYEAIQRFVTPADTEGGLTIVFGAIGLVANMISLTLLVRGQKESLNVRGAFLEVAADALGSLAVIVSATVILTTGWQAADPIASLVIGLMIVPRTFKLLRETLDVLLESAPKDVDMTEVRTHILALDGVEDVHDLHAWTITSGMPVLSAHVVVSSEVLSAIGHEKMLHELQGCLGDHFDVEHCTFQLEPGGHAEHEAHLCH, from the coding sequence ATGGGGGCAGGGCACGATCACGGGCACGCGCACTCGCATGCGCCGTCCGGCGGTACGGCCACCGCGGCGTACGTCGGCAGGCTGCGGGTGGCACTGTCGATCACGCTCGCCGTCATGGTGATCGAGATCATCGGCGGTTTCGTCGCGGACTCCCTCGCCCTGGTCGCGGACGCGGCGCACATGGCGACGGACGCGCTGGGCCTCGGCATGGCCCTCCTCGCGATCCACTTCGCGAACCGCCCGGCCACCGGCAACCGCACCTTCGGGTACGCCCGCGCAGAGATCCTGGCCGCCCTCGCGAACTGTCTGCTGCTGCTCGGCGTCGGCGGCTACGTCCTGTACGAGGCGATCCAGCGGTTCGTCACGCCGGCCGACACCGAGGGCGGGCTGACCATCGTGTTCGGCGCGATCGGTCTGGTCGCGAACATGATCTCGCTGACCCTGCTGGTGCGCGGTCAGAAGGAGAGCCTGAACGTGCGCGGCGCCTTCCTGGAGGTCGCCGCGGACGCGCTGGGCTCGCTCGCGGTGATCGTCTCGGCGACGGTGATCCTCACCACGGGCTGGCAGGCCGCCGACCCGATCGCCTCGCTCGTGATCGGCCTGATGATCGTGCCGCGCACCTTCAAGCTGCTGCGCGAGACCCTCGACGTGCTGCTGGAGTCGGCGCCCAAGGACGTCGACATGACGGAGGTGCGGACCCACATCCTGGCTCTCGACGGGGTGGAGGACGTCCACGACCTGCACGCCTGGACGATCACCTCGGGCATGCCGGTGCTGTCCGCGCACGTGGTGGTGAGCTCCGAGGTCCTGAGCGCGATCGGCCACGAGAAGATGCTGCACGAGCTCCAGGGCTGCCTCGGCGACCACTTCGACGTGGAGCACTGCACCTTCCAGCTGGAGCCGGGCGGTCACGCGGAGCACGAGGCGCATCTGTGCCACTGA
- a CDS encoding DJ-1/PfpI family protein translates to MQIAVVLYDRFTALDAIGPYETLGRLPDSEVVFVAEETGPVRTDNGRLALVADRTLAEVPDPDIVVVPGGPGQTPQMTNTPLLEWIRAADATSTWTTSVCTGSLLLAAAGLLEGRRATSHWLALDELRKFGVEPTGERVVVDGKYVTAAGVSSGIDMGLDLIGRTAGDFVAQAVQLGIEYDPQPPYDAGAPRKAPADVVELLRSNSRFILGQEPTT, encoded by the coding sequence ATGCAGATCGCCGTCGTCCTCTACGACCGCTTCACCGCCCTGGACGCGATCGGCCCGTACGAGACCCTGGGCCGCCTCCCGGACTCCGAGGTCGTCTTCGTCGCCGAGGAGACCGGGCCCGTCCGCACGGACAACGGCAGGCTGGCCCTGGTCGCCGACAGGACCCTGGCCGAGGTCCCGGACCCGGACATCGTGGTCGTCCCGGGCGGGCCCGGCCAGACCCCGCAGATGACCAACACACCGCTGCTGGAGTGGATCCGCGCGGCCGACGCCACCAGCACCTGGACGACGTCCGTGTGCACCGGCTCCCTGCTGCTCGCGGCGGCGGGCCTCCTCGAAGGCCGAAGGGCCACCTCGCACTGGCTGGCGCTCGACGAACTGCGGAAGTTCGGCGTCGAACCGACCGGGGAGCGGGTCGTGGTGGACGGCAAGTACGTCACCGCGGCCGGTGTCTCGTCCGGAATCGACATGGGGCTCGACCTGATCGGCCGGACCGCGGGAGACTTCGTCGCCCAGGCCGTGCAGCTGGGCATCGAGTACGATCCGCAGCCGCCCTACGACGCCGGGGCCCCGCGGAAGGCACCCGCGGACGTCGTGGAACTGCTCCGTTCCAACAGCCGTTTCATCCTCGGCCAGGAACCGACCACGTGA
- a CDS encoding ATP-binding protein: MDDHGRGSGPRPTDSGEDPLAPEPDPFEPGPPDPLPYEGVWRFTAPAVDASVPQARHAVRDLLHRQGVPVSEDLVQGLLLIVSELVTNAVRHAALLSPMLAVEVAVGAEWVRVSVEDNHPYRPTALEAAHSETGGRGLLLVREITREAGGACDVEHTAGGGKVIWAALPLKTVPVS, from the coding sequence ATGGACGACCATGGGCGTGGGTCCGGCCCTCGCCCAACGGACAGCGGAGAAGACCCCCTGGCACCGGAACCGGATCCCTTCGAACCGGGCCCCCCGGATCCGCTGCCGTACGAGGGCGTGTGGCGGTTCACCGCCCCCGCCGTCGACGCCTCGGTCCCGCAGGCGCGGCACGCCGTGCGGGACCTGCTCCACCGCCAGGGCGTGCCGGTCTCGGAAGACCTCGTCCAGGGCCTTCTGCTGATCGTGTCCGAGCTGGTCACGAACGCCGTCCGGCACGCGGCCCTGCTCTCGCCGATGCTCGCCGTCGAGGTGGCCGTGGGCGCGGAATGGGTGCGGGTGTCCGTCGAGGACAACCACCCCTACCGGCCGACCGCCCTGGAGGCCGCCCACAGCGAGACCGGGGGCCGGGGCCTGCTGCTGGTGCGGGAGATCACCCGGGAGGCGGGCGGCGCCTGCGACGTCGAGCACACGGCCGGCGGCGGCAAGGTGATCTGGGCCGCGCTGCCGCTCAAGACCGTGCCCGTCTCCTAG